tattttcttaattttgtaaatagaaagtaaaatagaaaataaaattttgtttttactgattttttttgtttttatatatattatactcGCAACTAAAGAAAAACTCTATTTAAAATAAGAGTTTAAGTTAATGATGAACTATATCTTAAATAGTCATCTTCTTATTAGTTGTAACCATATTTAAGTGATGCTCtgaaattatttaagaatttctTGATACTCACCTAAAAGTGCAGCAGAGAATATGTATTAATTAATCAACCTCCTAATcatgattttaaattaaattagcatacagcttccttgcattgtttgtGCCAACTACCAATATGATGATCTCTAGGACATTTTTTATGGCATAGAATATTCAATGTATAAGCCTTGTAGTATACAATTTTACGTATTGTGGATTTGTGGTGATACAAAAACGTTAACACCTCAAAAAAACtaccaaaaatatttaatcaGCACTCAGCAGTAGTAGGAAGTCGTTGGCGTGAAGTCGTGAACATATGATTATTATATCTAGGATAGGATATGAATTTGTCTGCGGGTATAGCAGGGTACGGATATACCTTATATATGTAGTGAAGAAGTGAGTGTTAAACTTACAATCTTcttcttataaaaatttgaaattaaactaGTTGATCatcatattatttatatttttatattggatttctttaagattttattgtttttaattttaatttgaatttaattttttattttttttattaatacgtataaaatttggaatggttgaattttatatttgtttaaattttttttattttttgcggGTAAAATCGAGTATggtagggtttagaattttagggtGTGGATATGACTAGAATTGAGAAATTTTCAACCTACGAATAAAATAaggtataattttaaaaagttttcaattcgcgaataaaattagaatagaGTACAAATCCTACACTACCCTATCCATTGTCAGCCCTAACTATAAGAAGGTTAGCAAAAAAATCAAAGTCAGAAATGGAAGCGATAAAACAAGCACCAAGGAAGCATTTAATTTTATGTCTttgtttatgtttatttttatttatttatttttattatatcttgATTTTTGCTTCACATCACATGCTACTATGCCAAAACGAACAAAGcgtgttttattattttattgttttttggcCAATTACTTTATATAACGTAATAATTTGCTTATTGATATTCTTATGCTTATGCAGACCAACTTTATGTAAGCTGTGTGCCAAGAAGTAGCTGGCACATTTTGACCAAATTCATTGAATTCTTTAGAATTTCATGTAATATTTGTGGGATTCCATTCACACAATTTTATTTACTGTTAGATAGAATATACGTTTTATttgatcaatttaaaaatatgttgatataattgttaaaaatatattatatacaaaataacACTAGTACCAAAATATTCATTCATCTTTCattctcatcataaaaaaatctttcataAGAAATAAGGAACTTAATTTCAACATGAATCATTGAAGTTATTAGAGAAGtagtatgaaaataaaatcaaactcATCAAAACATGAAGAAGAGACTAACCTTGTACATGGCCCTTGGAAAACCATAGAAGTCATAAATGGTTTCGTGGCGATCAACGATGTTGACCGTGGGAACATCGGTGTCCCAGTGGCCGGAGATGATGAGGATGGAAGAGGGTGTTTGGGGACAAACCTCCTTCCATGACTTCAAGAACTTCCATGCAGGGATTGACTCATCTATGGCAAGTTCTGGTGATCCATGTGATATGTAGAATGTTTCTCTCATTCTCATCAACCCCATAACATTATTATTGCCGTTATTCTCTTCCACTTCTTCTATTGTTGTATCATTGGAATCACCACTTTCTTTATtcataatttctttctttggtgTAGAATTACTAGAAGTGTAACACAATCTAAAGATCTTGTTCATTGAAAATACAATCTATCTAGAAAGAGATAATAAGCAAAAGAATGAAGgaattatgtatatatgtatatataaatatatgcgCTTTGTAATTGTATTCATATCTTATATACTTATAGCTTAAATCCTCAGCGTTTTTGCTTTTGACATTTGACCAATAATTTTCTTAGTGATTCTATTGGCCATCATTGATGTTGTGACGACTCTTTCTAGGGAGTAATTTTCAATATGGACCGgcttataaaatattaattacatatttaaaatgtataaaaaaatgttatgtgTTTTTAAATTCAGCTTTTGAtccgttttttttatttattattatttaattaatttgaatactCACTCTTATGTACTAGTTGTTCATAAAGAAAAATACATGTCAAAATATCAACAACATTACGTAATAAGGaggagaaaacaaataaaaagatttcTTTATCAAACTGGCATGAAATAACGTTAACAAAAACGAAATCTTATACCACTACGTAATTActgtataaattaaattacataaaacaaaaaatattagcGACAACAATAACATTTTATTCTATTAGGTAGGATTATTTCATGGATTAAAATACACACAATTTATGacacattaaaaaattaaatcacacatacaTAAGTCAGTTTCCAAGCAACACTATTAAGAAGAGCAAGAGCCAGGAACTTCATTAAACTGGTAAGATGAATAAGAGAGACATCCCATTTCAATATTACTGTGAATAACTTTGGCCGTCGGATTCCCACCGGCGGCACCAATGGCTACATGGAGCGGATAAAAGTGCTCTGGCGACGGATGAGCCTTTTTCGGCTGCGGTGCTTTCTTATCCCAATGGTTTATATCATCATatctaaaaatatcaaaatttagaaaattcatAATTCAATGTATCTAGACATAATTTGCATCAAGATACCTTCAACAATGAATGTAACAAATTTCCAAAAGTAAGTTGATAATTAACAccgttaaataataatttagtcaaatatgtCAAATTATGTTCTGATTTTaagctatcaacttcacatgtaAACAATTGCATAGAAAATAGTACCTTCGTTGAAGAAGAGTTGTTTTCAACCAATCATCAAATTCCTGAGCCCATGGAAAGACACCAGTGCTTCCATCTCTAACTAACTCTCTCAAATTATGAACTGCACTTCCAGAACCAATTATAAGAACGCCTTCATCTTTAAGAGAGGACAATGCTTTTCCCATGTTATAGTGATGACTTCCATCCTTATGAGATTGAACAGATAACTGACATACCGGAATGCTGGCTTCCGGGTACATCAACATCAATGGAACCCAAGCACCATGATCTAGCCCCCTCCTTCTGTCTTCTTCCACCGCGCTGAAGCCGGATTTTTGAAGTAGATCTCTTACCtttcttgcaagttgtggagCTCCTGGTGCTGGATACTTAATCTATATGGCAAGAGAAGATTAAGATCAATTCATGGCTAACCAAGAACTATGGCCAAAAACTGTTCTACTTTGTAGTATCTTTCAAAAGGAGCCAAAAACATAGAATGGTTAAGATTAAGAGCTAAGATTCCCCATCACAAAAAGATACCAAATTTTCAATCATTTCTGAAAAAAGAACAAATGAGTATTCTAAATCTGTTCAAGACTTAAAAGATTGTTTGGTCTTTCCCACCGACATCTAGAGACTATATAACCAAGACTTTGACTAATCCGATTCGAACAAGTTCAATCTAATGAAACTTTGCATAAGAAGGATGACAAAGAAGGAAATGAATGAATCTAAAGGAAAGAAACCTGGTAGAGAGGCTTAGGGAATCCATAAAAGTCATGAATGGTGTCATTCCTCTCAACAATGTTGACAGATGGAACACGAGTGTCCCAATGAGCAGAGATGATGAGAATGGCAGAGGGAGTCTGAGGGAAGATGTTCTTCCATGATTTGAGCACCTTTCTTATCTCAATTGAATCATCAATGGCCAACATGGGTGATCCATGAGATATATAGAAAGTTCCCTTCAAACTCAAAGCCATGATTGATGATggctctcttcttctttcttctttgttggTTGGTTGGTTAGATGATGCAAGGTTCAACTTATAATAATGAGAGAATCTTCAGAGGCCATTCCAGAGAATAcaaagattttataaaaaaatagaaaaatttaaataattaaaagtaatttgAATCGTAATATTATGTGatctaataaaaatttcaaagttGATTAactcatttaaaattataatataaaaaaattttaagaattaaaatatgtatttttagcTACTTTTATTTAAAACTCTTGCTGTGTATCTAAAATACAACATGATATGATTCTAGTAACAACAGTAAAAGTGTAGAACACCAAAACAGGAAAAATGTTGacttctttgttattttttagtttttaccatttaaatataaaagtaataaCAAATAAGTTAATTGTCAATATATCATATgataaatacaaaagaaaaatagatcCATTTTGATGACACACCACTCAAAATCAAATCTACAAATTCAAGCATATTTTTCTAGCTTGGTTTAACATTGAAAAACAGACTAGACCAAATTAAAACTCTTATAATCTAATACtgtgaaaaaggaaaaacataACAAACTCaagttttctttaaaaaaaaaagaaaaattaaatgataaattacATTGCGATTCTGAAAGATAAAATGATAATACATATCATATCCCTCAATATATATTAGTAATTATTTTTGCAAGTCTTTTCTAAAGGATACTAAATTACTTattaggaaaagaaaagtatatcACACATTTACTCAAAATATACACATCTTATCCTCATAAGTCATAACAGCTCTACACAATCAGGTTTCAGGTTTAACAAATTTGATGCTTTCTTGGGGATTCAATTCCATGCAGTATAGGAGACATAACTTACAAAGGCCAAACAACATGAAAAATGAATACTAATTTCAGATGCCAGATTCTGCATAAAAATGTTTTATCTGTACAAGTAGCTTTGTGGTTACCTCTGATCTAGGAATACATGTGGTTTCcacataaataaacaaataaataaataaataagaaaaaagaagtaGCCTGCTATGAACTTCTGCATGATCTGTTATAGGCAAAAGCATCAAGTTTCAAGCCATTCTCTAGCagagaagaaaagagttctGGTGCATCACACAGTTTTTCAGCACTGCACATTAATTTGAACAGAGACTATTACAGGAAACAACATTGTTATCATTTTCATCCAAGAGATACATATGCATACATCAATGATCTTCTTCATTTGGTTTTTATACGACAGCAGATAATTCACAGCTAAAATATAAGGATGAATCTTTCAGACCCTGATTTTAATCCATTAAGAGTATGCTACAACAAGCATCACTGCAATTCCTCATGTGAAATAGAATAGAGTTAATTACCCTTTTAAAGAATACTGAACCAATCATCATCCCAATTCAAAAAGGGAAATCattaaatatcttttattaaaaCAGTTCGTTATACATCAATTTTTCTCACTATATTATCAACAACTGAACAGCATTTACAAAGTATTAAGCAGAACACGAGTCGGAAACTTCAGTAAACTGGAAA
The Arachis duranensis cultivar V14167 chromosome 5, aradu.V14167.gnm2.J7QH, whole genome shotgun sequence genome window above contains:
- the LOC107489741 gene encoding extradiol ring-cleavage dioxygenase, with translation MALSLKGTFYISHGSPMLAIDDSIEIRKVLKSWKNIFPQTPSAILIISAHWDTRVPSVNIVERNDTIHDFYGFPKPLYQIKYPAPGAPQLARKVRDLLQKSGFSAVEEDRRRGLDHGAWVPLMLMYPEASIPVCQLSVQSHKDGSHHYNMGKALSSLKDEGVLIIGSGSAVHNLRELVRDGSTGVFPWAQEFDDWLKTTLLQRRYDDINHWDKKAPQPKKAHPSPEHFYPLHVAIGAAGGNPTAKVIHSNIEMGCLSYSSYQFNEVPGSCSS